Genomic segment of Myxococcales bacterium:
GCCGAATGCCGATCCAGCCAACCTACCAGCAAGTCGAGCAGTTGTTCTTTTTGCGTGTCGTTATGCACTTCGTGCAACTGGCCTTCGTAGAGTTGATAAGTCTTGTCGGCCGAGCCCGCGTGATCAAAAAATTCACGCGATCCCGCCGGCGAGGTTAGCGGATCCTCGCTGCCGTGCGTCATCAGCAGCGGCATCCGCAGGGCGCCCGCGCCCAGCAGCACGCGAGCCATCGCGGCCTGGAATTCGACGAAAAATTTCGCGCTGACCTTGTCGTGCACCAGCGGATCGTCGAGGTATTCCTTGACGACCGTTGCGTCGTGCGAAAGCCCATTGGCGTCGATTTCGTTGGCCAGCGTCAGGGTCGGCCAGATTCTGGAGACCAGGGTGCCGAGCGTCGCCTTGGCCTTGGGCACTTCCAGGGAAAGCTTCAACGCCGGGCTCGAGGAGATGACGCCGTCGATCGTGTCCGGATGGCGCAACGCGTAGGCGAGCGCAATCAGGCCGCCGAGCGAATGGCCGTAGACGAAGATCTTCTTGCCCGGATAGGTTTCGCCGGCCTTCACCACCACCTGGTAAGTGTCGTCGAGAAATTGATCGAACCGGTCGACATGCCCGCGCCGGCCGTCCGAACGGCCGTGGCCGCGATGATCGTGCGCGAACGCCGCGTATCCGGCGGGCAGAAACCGGCCGAGCGGATTTTGATACCGCCCGCCGTGTTCGCCGAGTCCGTGGCAGATGACGACCACCGCCTTGGGGTTTTCGACCGGCCAATGGCGCAGAAAAATCTGGTGCCGATCGGCGGCAATCAACTTTTCTTCTTGCGGGTTTGCATAGGGCATGATTCGCCTCGAAAAATGGGATTGGAAATCGCCGGAAAATTCTAGGAGGCTTTGCCGCATAGTGTCAAGTTGTTTGGCGGCGATTTCCGGCAACGACGCGCGATCCGGCCCGCTTCCGCCGCGAAGCGATTGTCAGGCGAAAGCAACCAATTAACTTGCAGGAATTTCACAAAATTGCTAGTTTTTTGCCGTCAGGGGGATTTTGATGATCAAGTGTGATTATTGCGACCTGGACGCCCGCTTCAAAGCCGAGAAGCGATTCAATCTTTTTCGGATTCAACCCAAATATCTGTGCGACATGCACCGCCGCCGTTTCGAACGCCACGAGGACTGGATTCTGCTCGGCGGCCTGCTGCTGGCGATCCTGCTGGGCGTCGGCGGTTTTTACGGCTCGTTCACCATGCGCGAAAACCAGGTGCGCGAGGAAACGGTGCGGCAGCAGGAATATTCGGTCAAAGACCTGGATCACGACGGCCGGGTCACCTGGTTCGAGGAACAAGTCACGCCGGCGCAAATGCAGAATTTCAATCTGACCGGCTATCCGTTTTTCAAGATTCTGTATCCGCCCACCCCGACCAAACCGGTGAAAAAACGGCTGGACGTCGCCGGCTTCCTCGCCGCCGCCCAACCCGAGACGGCGCAAGGGACCACCCTGCTCAAGGCCTTCGTCCACCCGATCCTGATGCGGAATTTTCTGGTCGACCACACCAGCGGCAAGGCCACGCAGCAAATCCGCGCCATCTACCTGACGCACGACGAATTCCTGGCGTTCGCCCTAGCCAAGCCCGGTAGCGAAAGCATCGAAATGATCTGCCTCGAGAAACTTTCGCCCGAACAGGAAACCGAAATCCTGGCCGGCGTCACGGAAGTCGAAA
This window contains:
- a CDS encoding alpha/beta hydrolase, producing MPYANPQEEKLIAADRHQIFLRHWPVENPKAVVVICHGLGEHGGRYQNPLGRFLPAGYAAFAHDHRGHGRSDGRRGHVDRFDQFLDDTYQVVVKAGETYPGKKIFVYGHSLGGLIALAYALRHPDTIDGVISSSPALKLSLEVPKAKATLGTLVSRIWPTLTLANEIDANGLSHDATVVKEYLDDPLVHDKVSAKFFVEFQAAMARVLLGAGALRMPLLMTHGSEDPLTSPAGSREFFDHAGSADKTYQLYEGQLHEVHNDTQKEQLLDLLVGWLDRHSAA